In Macaca thibetana thibetana isolate TM-01 chromosome 8, ASM2454274v1, whole genome shotgun sequence, one DNA window encodes the following:
- the LOC126961725 gene encoding putative keratin-associated protein 4-16 yields the protein MQWSSIKGFVSSKAQFDVTPSLTSTWAPQVGPPFPLPCMSTAGLSVSGGQVSAQVTYSPETSAEVAASFFVSKSSFHKYRTSFLFSIENIRRVLYSHYGGSLACPMHPGRRSVRAGWGDQFSLSLTLHHSPPPYPHLSLPLCMSVVLCPATVSPSLSPLPLSLPLPAFSLSLPLSPSASPSLSPLSLPLFPSASPSLSPPVSSSLSVFLSASVCMFVLLCSPLHCLSLSLCVCVCLSLSISLPLSLSLPLCVCFSAPPLCCLSLSPCPSVSEAPSLSLCLSLSACVCVCARAHVHAIALASLAAPPSPAVSPSLSLSLPLLLCFSLFLSLSLLLSLPSSLPPQPPPSKHAHIPAATVR from the coding sequence ATGCAGTGGAGCTCAATAAAGGGCTTTGTGAGCTCGAAAGCACAATTCGATGTCACCCCTTCCCTGACTAGCACGTGGGCTCCCCAGGTTGGaccccctttccctctcccctgcATGTCCACTGCGGGCCTCAGTGTGTCTGGCGGGCAGGTAAGTGCCCAGGTCACATACAGCCCTGAGACCTCTGCAGAGGTGGCCGCTTCCTTCTTTGTATCCAAGTCATCCTTCCACAAATACAGAACCTCTTTTTTGTTCTCAATCGAGAATATTAGGAGAGTTCTCTACTCTCACTATGGTGGCTCCCTTGCTTGTCCCATGCACCCTGGCAGGAGGTCAGTGAGGGCAGGATGGGGAGAccaattctctctctccctgactCTCCACCACTCTCCCCCACCCTACCCCcatctctctctgcctttgtGTATGTCTGTGGTTCTCTGCCCCGCcactgtctctccctctctctctcctctccctctctccttgcctctccccgctttctccctctctctccctctctctccctctgcctctccctctctttctcccctgtctctgcctctctttccctctgcttctccctctctctctcctcccgtctcttcctctctgtctgtctttctctctgcctctgtgtgcatgtttgtgcttCTCTGTTCCCCCCtgcactgtctctctctctctctgtgtgtctgtgtctgcctctctctctctatctctctccctctttctctctctctgcctctgtgtgtgtgcttctCTGCCCCACCTCTctgctgtctctccctctctccctgcccctctgTCTCGGaggctccctctctctctctctgcctttctctctctgcgtgtgtgtgtgtgtgcgcacgcgcgcaCGTGCACGCTATAGCACTTGCTTCTCTGGCTGCCCCCCCTTCTCCTGctgtgtctccctctctctctctctctctccccctccttctctgtttttctctctttctctctctcagtctccttctttctctcccttcctccctccctccgcaACCACCACCCTCCAAGCACGCTCACATTCCAGCTGCCACTGTGAGGTGA